The Verrucomicrobium spinosum DSM 4136 = JCM 18804 genome includes a region encoding these proteins:
- a CDS encoding transposase — MRQSRLKAPKEWPVAYYHCVSRVVDRRFVFEKEEKRRFVELMRFYERFCQVQVVTFCVMSNHFHLLLEVPQRPQVMPSEEWLIGHIKGCFGEAMAGVVAEQIRQFRQVGADGAAAEVIQGWFSRMWDVSQFMKTLKQRFTQWFNKHHERRGTLWEDRYKSTMVEGGPAALGIMAAYIDLNPVRAGLVKDPKDYPWSGYGAAVAGASRAGRGLAIVANCLAQRELRPAEVLALYRQMLYVAGNAGDDLSIQLRREAGTQKAGLHNDEVTKVHAQGGKLTLQEMLRCRVRYFTAGAAVGSREFVNAVFDSARGRFGATRIEGARPMRGADFMGLCSLRDLQKRVITHPSDAGGGVN; from the coding sequence ATGCGGCAATCTCGTTTGAAGGCTCCGAAGGAATGGCCGGTGGCTTACTACCACTGTGTGTCGCGGGTGGTGGATCGCCGATTCGTGTTTGAGAAGGAGGAGAAGCGCCGGTTCGTGGAGTTGATGCGGTTTTATGAGCGGTTCTGTCAGGTGCAGGTGGTCACGTTCTGCGTCATGTCGAACCACTTTCATCTCTTGCTGGAGGTGCCGCAGCGCCCGCAGGTAATGCCGTCGGAGGAGTGGCTGATCGGGCACATCAAGGGGTGCTTTGGTGAGGCGATGGCGGGGGTGGTCGCGGAGCAGATCCGTCAGTTTCGTCAGGTCGGGGCAGACGGAGCGGCGGCAGAGGTGATCCAGGGCTGGTTTTCCCGCATGTGGGATGTGAGCCAGTTCATGAAGACGCTGAAGCAGCGCTTCACGCAGTGGTTCAACAAGCACCATGAGCGCCGGGGGACGCTGTGGGAGGACCGGTACAAGAGCACGATGGTGGAGGGAGGGCCAGCAGCACTGGGCATCATGGCCGCTTACATAGACCTGAATCCGGTGCGTGCTGGTTTGGTGAAGGACCCGAAGGACTACCCATGGAGTGGGTACGGTGCCGCAGTGGCAGGGGCGAGCCGAGCAGGGAGGGGGCTGGCGATCGTGGCGAACTGCCTGGCCCAGCGCGAATTGCGACCCGCAGAGGTTTTGGCTCTCTACAGGCAGATGCTTTATGTCGCGGGAAATGCAGGTGATGATCTCAGCATTCAGCTTCGCAGGGAAGCCGGGACACAGAAAGCGGGCCTCCACAACGACGAAGTGACCAAGGTGCACGCCCAAGGTGGAAAACTCACGCTACAGGAGATGCTGCGCTGTCGGGTGCGCTACTTCACGGCAGGAGCGGCGGTGGGCAGTCGGGAGTTTGTGAATGCCGTGTTTGATTCTGCCCGCGGTCGTTTTGGGGCGACACGGATCGAAGGAGCCCGCCCCATGCGAGGAGCGGATTTCATGGGGCTGTGCAGCCTGCGTGATCTGCAAAAGCGCGTGATCACCCATCCCTCAGACGCGGGTGGAGGCGTCAACTGA
- the prfA gene encoding peptide chain release factor 1 translates to MDYSSIIEKKKDRFSELEEMMGHPNFYDDNRKAGDLLREHRSLEALVKAWSEYQRTEQQIADNQELAKSGDAELAALAEEELPTLQARLLELEGEVQRHILPPDPLEGRDVIMEIRAGTGGDEAAIFAGDLYRMYNRYAEERGWKIESMEASPSDAGGYKEVVFKVSGEDVFRTLKYESGVHRVQRVPATEAQGRIHTSAATVAVLPEAEEVDLQLKPDELRIEVCRASGHGGQGVNTTDSAVQVMHLPTGMIVRCQDGRSQLKNKEKAITIMRSRLLEKKQQEEAAKYSAHRKALIGGGGREEKIRTYNYPQNRITDHRIDVTLYNLDMFVDGRIGDLVDKLQASEIHDRLAEAGLA, encoded by the coding sequence ATGGACTATTCCTCGATCATCGAAAAGAAGAAGGACCGCTTCTCTGAGTTGGAAGAGATGATGGGCCACCCAAACTTCTACGACGACAACCGCAAAGCTGGCGACCTGCTTCGGGAGCACCGCTCGCTTGAAGCTCTCGTCAAAGCTTGGAGCGAATATCAGCGCACGGAGCAGCAGATTGCCGACAACCAGGAACTGGCGAAGTCTGGCGATGCCGAACTGGCAGCCCTGGCCGAAGAAGAACTGCCGACGCTACAGGCACGTCTGTTGGAACTGGAAGGCGAAGTCCAACGGCACATCCTGCCCCCTGACCCGCTGGAAGGTCGCGATGTCATCATGGAAATCCGCGCTGGTACCGGCGGCGACGAAGCCGCCATTTTCGCCGGCGATCTCTACCGCATGTACAACCGCTATGCGGAGGAGCGCGGCTGGAAGATCGAGTCCATGGAAGCCAGCCCTTCAGACGCAGGTGGGTACAAGGAAGTGGTGTTCAAGGTCAGTGGCGAGGACGTCTTTCGCACCTTGAAGTATGAGAGCGGCGTGCACCGCGTGCAGCGGGTGCCAGCCACCGAGGCTCAGGGTCGCATTCACACCTCTGCCGCCACGGTGGCCGTGCTGCCCGAGGCCGAGGAGGTGGACCTGCAACTCAAGCCGGACGAGCTTCGCATTGAAGTATGCCGCGCCAGCGGTCACGGCGGCCAGGGGGTGAACACGACCGACTCCGCTGTGCAGGTGATGCACCTTCCCACGGGCATGATTGTGCGCTGCCAGGACGGCCGCAGCCAGCTCAAGAACAAGGAAAAGGCGATCACGATCATGCGGTCCCGCCTGCTGGAAAAAAAGCAGCAGGAAGAGGCCGCCAAATACTCCGCCCACCGCAAGGCACTCATCGGTGGAGGTGGTCGCGAAGAGAAGATCCGCACCTACAACTACCCGCAGAACCGCATCACCGATCACCGGATCGATGTGACGCTCTACAACCTGGATATGTTCGTGGACGGTCGCATTGGGGATTTGGTGGACAAGCTGCAGGCCAGTGAGATCCACGACCGACTTGCCGAGGCAGGGTTGGCGTAA